The following are encoded together in the Dickeya lacustris genome:
- a CDS encoding LacI family DNA-binding transcriptional regulator: MATLKEIAERAGVSISTVSRVLSGSAPISAKVRQQVMSIAAEQGYPLHKAAKIAETPDPLRHIMLATPRNLMLESELNLVSLTLINRLKALCQQRNIQLSPFVGEPDSINEQQLLEALHADKANGILIVNDDHPTLLNAVAESGVPAVLINGEDPTMRLNTVMPANHYSATAAVRYLIAQGHRRILHLTWPSRQTIRERERGYRDALAEAGIAVDERLILSLPDFQPLTARDALRHWLAAHPDRLGVTAIFCAADNQAIGVTDALNHHGLRVPQDMSVMGMDDILPLDMLPLSLTTVHLPFEEMARAALQLLTQQLLPAQALGIAQRIELAGHLVVRESVLATPAGASVGVS; encoded by the coding sequence GCGCGGGCGTGTCTATCAGCACGGTGTCGCGGGTGTTGAGCGGCAGCGCGCCCATCAGCGCCAAAGTGCGCCAGCAGGTGATGTCGATTGCCGCCGAGCAAGGCTATCCGCTTCATAAAGCCGCTAAAATCGCCGAAACCCCCGATCCGCTGCGCCATATTATGCTGGCGACACCGCGTAACCTGATGCTGGAAAGCGAGCTGAATCTGGTTTCGCTGACGTTGATTAACCGGCTAAAAGCCCTGTGCCAGCAGCGCAATATCCAGCTCAGTCCGTTTGTCGGCGAGCCGGATAGCATTAACGAGCAGCAGTTGCTGGAGGCGCTGCACGCCGATAAAGCCAACGGTATTCTGATCGTCAACGACGACCACCCGACGTTGCTCAATGCGGTGGCGGAAAGCGGTGTACCGGCGGTGTTAATTAACGGCGAAGACCCCACCATGCGCCTTAACACGGTGATGCCAGCCAATCACTACTCGGCCACCGCCGCCGTGCGCTACCTGATAGCGCAGGGGCACCGGCGCATTCTGCACCTCACCTGGCCGTCACGTCAGACCATCCGTGAGCGCGAGCGCGGCTATCGTGATGCGTTGGCCGAGGCCGGTATCGCCGTTGATGAGCGCCTGATTCTGTCGCTGCCGGATTTTCAGCCGCTGACCGCGCGCGATGCGCTGCGCCACTGGCTGGCTGCGCATCCTGATAGGCTGGGGGTGACGGCCATCTTCTGCGCAGCCGATAATCAGGCCATCGGCGTGACGGATGCGCTCAATCACCACGGCTTGCGCGTACCGCAAGACATGTCGGTGATGGGCATGGATGACATCCTGCCGCTCGACATGCTGCCGCTGTCGCTCACCACCGTCCATTTGCCGTTTGAGGAGATGGCGCGCGCCGCACTCCAGTTACTGACGCAACAATTGCTACCGGCGCAGGCGCTCGGTATTGCCCAGCGGATTGAATTGGCCGGGCATCTGGTGGTGCGTGAATCGGTGCTGGCAACACCGGCTGGCGCATCCGTCGGCGTGTCTTAG
- a CDS encoding contractile injection system tape measure protein yields the protein MTQPHRIDTAILTFDVDTPALATQLEQQAPRWVKHVLLEHMDTLFGRFSPPHQHWVIDQLTLDLGVLPADDIAQQATPALERQLVALFAASPAAMTDATPTDAPGTPPPLTKQDAAPPITVWDDAQASWQQLHFFLQRGVMPWHYPSRVGWYQGEDGRHWLAEAVRLHHTRLMQLLRTSAQPHALLARLVSQLPANALSRWLARLDPTYQTIALHSLAIRRDTAALPAALRLQLHHHWHQRIHQALMQRRLHQELLPLWPELIGPQRQRFQLALYACSQQPEIIRAIAQALDDAYFDDVLLLLAPQAHPFLRDVIRQPHWFTPAETPPAPETLAGARHHLHEFTLHYLLVQRGSQFNKRRYLAGLVARMAAHYNLAHTAMLDSLHQHLTLWQGDSALRQQLLSLLALLRDTLAPPAQRVPPSQAYPAQPVAGERHHDEPDEPARTASRWLWWQQALQHGDEETVNLIWQRCHSEDLPLLSHLLFSCAQAERVRQHWIAHFGIPTRERLLNLLEPAAAPFIHLVLTEVQASAPPPTGEGLNTPQLTESLWHLTLNYLLAARGSEFNRRAYLDMLLRQVAAHHNLSYPRLLEALQHALQRPPVNTALHQSLLALLAALACEPPASSPVQLASPPPEPDNTGADDTGQYAGDAAPQSHELHESHESHDATPADAATAPDLPVWRSEEDIAPSPLPPLDSACYQYLQHVLRHANPTRRFQPPQEAYAHWSQHRHGEPDDVLRCLGYLQAYNPLLIQRLQATSACYPARWQRLCAALRPSQAVRIVMLLLQLRQPALRHHPITRALDYATRALSPTQRQAFYGEVMAQLAANQLPDWQAIRRAVSLSPAPRVTAPPPPNPTPKPAARVSPRASQRLTPDQARDCLTRFCADAAPRLTGEVIAALRTLLAHDIEALCRLLLPCLRSASNARQLAARLPESLHTALLSHRCRDDFMALYPYARLITNLCLHHPLYRAKPQTLESLFWYGLYQALPTTGARVDIAPFIRRYLALLGADWQQRSHSDAPEPLYRFLLEQAATHVLPATHRLTERLRACLQPPYLPQPEARPDRHDGAPGKTAAAQTPAHDATPTSLPLPVSAAVPDWGGDEPLGPDDPIVVTNAGLVLFAPYLPRLFTTLRLVQQGEFCGESARYQAIACLHSLVDAGPMGAEYQLALNKLLCGMPLNAALPATAAPDSDSRNTLVSLLDAVRQHWKALGQTSSLGLQQTFLQREGHLWRQADSWRLEVLAGPFDMLLDHLPWSFSPIKYPWMAHPLQVVWR from the coding sequence ATGACCCAGCCACACCGCATTGATACCGCCATCCTGACATTCGATGTTGACACCCCGGCGCTCGCCACCCAACTGGAGCAACAGGCACCACGCTGGGTGAAACACGTGCTGCTGGAGCATATGGACACGCTGTTCGGGCGTTTTTCCCCGCCGCACCAGCATTGGGTGATTGACCAGTTAACGCTTGATCTCGGCGTACTGCCCGCCGATGACATCGCGCAACAGGCCACCCCCGCGCTCGAACGCCAGTTGGTCGCGCTGTTCGCAGCGTCGCCTGCCGCAATGACCGACGCCACACCGACGGATGCGCCGGGCACACCGCCGCCGCTGACCAAACAGGATGCGGCTCCCCCGATTACGGTATGGGATGACGCGCAGGCGAGCTGGCAACAGTTACACTTTTTTTTACAGCGGGGCGTCATGCCCTGGCACTACCCAAGCCGTGTCGGGTGGTATCAGGGTGAGGATGGCCGCCACTGGCTGGCAGAGGCGGTACGCCTGCATCACACTCGCCTGATGCAGCTATTACGCACGAGCGCACAGCCGCACGCCCTGCTCGCCCGGCTGGTGTCACAACTGCCGGCCAACGCACTGAGCCGCTGGCTGGCGCGGCTTGACCCTACCTACCAGACGATAGCGCTGCACAGTCTGGCCATCCGTCGGGACACGGCGGCCCTGCCCGCCGCGCTGCGCCTTCAGCTACATCACCATTGGCATCAGCGCATTCATCAGGCGCTGATGCAGCGGCGGCTGCATCAGGAACTGTTACCGCTGTGGCCTGAACTGATTGGCCCGCAGCGACAGCGCTTTCAGTTGGCGCTCTATGCGTGCAGCCAGCAGCCGGAGATTATCCGCGCCATCGCTCAAGCGCTGGATGATGCGTACTTTGATGATGTTTTGCTGTTGCTGGCGCCGCAGGCTCACCCGTTTCTTCGCGATGTTATTCGCCAGCCGCACTGGTTTACCCCGGCAGAAACACCACCGGCGCCAGAGACGTTGGCCGGGGCGCGCCACCATTTGCACGAATTCACGCTGCATTACCTGCTGGTGCAGCGCGGCAGCCAATTCAACAAACGCCGTTACCTGGCCGGATTGGTGGCGCGCATGGCGGCGCATTACAATCTGGCGCACACCGCCATGCTAGACAGCCTGCATCAGCACCTGACGCTCTGGCAGGGCGACAGCGCACTGCGCCAGCAACTGCTGTCACTGTTGGCGCTACTGCGCGACACGCTGGCACCCCCCGCCCAGCGGGTTCCCCCCTCGCAAGCGTACCCCGCGCAGCCGGTAGCCGGGGAACGCCACCATGACGAGCCGGATGAACCCGCGCGCACCGCCTCGCGCTGGCTGTGGTGGCAACAGGCGCTGCAACACGGCGATGAGGAGACGGTCAACCTGATATGGCAGCGCTGCCACAGCGAAGACTTACCGCTACTGAGCCACCTGTTATTTAGCTGCGCGCAGGCCGAGCGGGTGCGCCAACACTGGATAGCACATTTCGGCATACCGACCCGTGAGCGGCTGTTAAACCTGCTGGAACCGGCGGCCGCGCCCTTTATCCACCTGGTGCTGACCGAGGTGCAGGCGAGCGCCCCGCCGCCGACCGGCGAGGGCCTGAATACCCCCCAACTGACCGAAAGCCTCTGGCACCTGACGCTGAACTATCTGCTGGCGGCGCGCGGCAGCGAATTTAATCGCCGGGCTTACCTGGACATGCTGCTGCGCCAGGTGGCGGCGCACCATAATCTCAGCTACCCCAGACTGCTTGAGGCGCTACAGCACGCCTTACAGCGCCCGCCGGTCAATACGGCGCTGCATCAGTCGCTACTGGCGCTGCTCGCTGCGCTGGCCTGCGAGCCCCCTGCGTCATCACCGGTTCAACTCGCCTCGCCACCGCCTGAGCCCGATAACACCGGTGCAGACGACACCGGGCAATATGCGGGCGACGCCGCCCCGCAATCTCATGAATTGCATGAATCGCATGAATCGCATGATGCGACGCCCGCTGACGCCGCTACTGCGCCCGACCTCCCGGTCTGGCGCAGTGAGGAAGACATCGCGCCCTCGCCCTTGCCGCCGCTCGACAGCGCCTGCTATCAGTACCTACAGCACGTGCTGCGCCACGCCAACCCGACACGCCGTTTCCAGCCGCCACAGGAGGCGTATGCACACTGGTCACAGCATCGTCACGGTGAACCAGACGATGTATTACGCTGCCTCGGCTACTTACAGGCCTACAACCCGCTGTTAATTCAACGCTTGCAGGCCACATCAGCCTGTTACCCGGCGCGCTGGCAGCGGCTGTGCGCGGCCCTGCGCCCATCGCAGGCGGTTCGCATCGTGATGCTGTTGCTACAACTGCGCCAGCCTGCGCTGCGCCACCACCCGATAACCCGCGCGCTGGACTACGCGACCCGCGCCCTGAGCCCGACACAGCGGCAAGCCTTTTACGGCGAGGTGATGGCGCAACTGGCGGCCAATCAGTTACCTGACTGGCAGGCCATCCGTCGCGCCGTCAGCCTGTCACCCGCGCCCCGCGTCACCGCACCGCCCCCGCCAAACCCCACGCCGAAGCCAGCGGCGCGGGTCTCACCGCGCGCCTCTCAGCGGCTAACGCCCGACCAGGCACGAGACTGCCTGACGCGTTTTTGCGCCGATGCCGCCCCCAGACTCACCGGTGAGGTGATTGCCGCGCTGCGTACCTTGCTGGCGCACGATATTGAGGCGCTGTGTCGCTTACTGCTGCCCTGCCTGCGCTCGGCCAGTAACGCCCGACAATTAGCCGCACGACTGCCGGAGAGCCTGCACACCGCCCTGCTATCGCACCGCTGCCGGGATGATTTCATGGCGCTGTATCCTTACGCCCGCCTGATAACCAACCTGTGCCTGCACCACCCGCTGTACCGGGCTAAACCACAAACGCTGGAAAGCCTGTTTTGGTATGGCTTGTATCAGGCGCTACCGACCACGGGCGCGCGCGTCGATATCGCGCCATTTATCCGCCGCTATCTGGCGTTACTGGGCGCAGACTGGCAACAGCGCAGCCACAGCGATGCGCCAGAGCCGCTCTACCGTTTTCTGCTTGAGCAGGCGGCCACGCACGTCTTGCCCGCCACACACCGGCTGACTGAACGGTTGCGAGCCTGCCTGCAACCCCCGTACTTGCCGCAGCCTGAAGCCCGCCCCGATAGGCACGACGGCGCGCCCGGCAAGACAGCGGCAGCGCAGACGCCCGCCCATGACGCGACGCCCACCTCGCTACCGCTGCCAGTCAGCGCTGCCGTGCCTGACTGGGGCGGCGACGAACCACTCGGCCCCGATGACCCCATCGTGGTGACAAATGCCGGTCTGGTGCTGTTTGCGCCGTACCTGCCACGCCTGTTCACCACTCTTCGGCTAGTGCAACAGGGCGAGTTTTGCGGCGAGTCTGCGCGCTATCAAGCGATTGCCTGCCTGCACTCGCTGGTGGATGCAGGGCCGATGGGGGCGGAATATCAGCTGGCGCTCAACAAACTGCTCTGCGGTATGCCGCTAAACGCGGCGCTGCCCGCCACCGCCGCGCCGGATAGCGACAGCCGCAACACCCTCGTCAGCCTGCTTGACGCCGTGCGACAACACTGGAAAGCGTTGGGGCAGACATCCAGCCTCGGGTTGCAACAGACCTTCTTACAGCGTGAAGGCCATTTGTGGCGACAGGCCGATAGCTGGCGGCTGGAGGTGCTGGCGGGGCCTTTTGACATGCTACTTGACCACCTGCCGTGGAGTTTTAGCCCCATCAAATACCCCTGGATGGCGCACCCATTACAGGTGGTGTGGCGTTAA
- a CDS encoding baseplate J/gp47 family protein, with amino-acid sequence MTDTWAPPPPPPATAQHQRLPAALTDGYFQVDELSFETLLVLARDIAANITFDDGSATPAGNWRALFDNSDITAMATLLSLDARREQSRFRHARSQGLPALLTYLLQLYFTLDNSYRTLTPGHSPGADRLSLMMQTVISASLARPFQLLVMLAQALSPGHPSLLAPPALHQLDPLWGIRYQSPHFHASTYPLLSAAELPALSVLDEQLQGCFSCALNAIIQWQRDCRSAFEAALAHDGHAPQMALYLSFLRQLARAQARINRFTERHLDFYYRDVLQQQPLPGPTDAVFLKLSLEARQSEPVLLAAGSAFSAGQDAQQRDIRYHSERPLWVSDVSVTAVYSLLLKRDPLMSPERELGFVTAIHSDSLWPWQADTPRTRTLLALFGETPGLHQHAQPRSPGIAILDPVLYLPEGRRQVSLTLNLHEAERPALAQQVALLRDAPPYLLPHRLKTALAILAQSMPALLPATGADAAIKQLVAALTPMQRFALRQRSEPEVITLLYKYFLLGLLSQAQDATHCCRLIGQLFSRQLLSRTPFLHHDDRALILSLSQPHLPASSLAVLAEWLGYSAQAGFHRLCDGLLRVRLSSETGWQTVDTYRLQPLSADDDGPYGLRLSFTLSPGFAAVIPCDPQRHGDIGSGACAAIVLDMQPDTPFFPYSLLHDWVLGSVIIDTQVDGVTAIEVHTPDGQADASKTFYPFGTQPTCPSSLTLASYEVAQKPLHALTLAIDWANLPGDNDGFARHYQRYPGDYRNQAFRAQLSVLRDGEWKNVGQPVALFGSDATSQRLLPGIQIHADVQHDFKPEQSACGSDEPSFDSARRNGLLRLTLCAPGHAFGHRRYSALVSDTLLMNSPLRRRWLGRRQPLPAPNPPYTPAIQRLTLGYRARSRLQPGEPAPAGARHSHLVHLHPFGHAQRYPDDSANGHGCTLFPRYDNDGNVFIALQGRAPGSLLNLFFHLDDRAAGVHIGPAPVFHWHYLVDNRWQAMSASQVIADTTEGFTVSGIITLELPADINDSHTLMPNGHYWLRVSTDEGIGHYANCLHVTPHVVRATRQWPTPEDSPTATGGDTAGAMHRGDTPPSAQDTLNWRVLSPQAGLGHVVQMLPLRPTPARESTDAFRARVSEQLRHKGRALTGWDYERLVLQHFPDIGQVRCFAHTRFGVPGHHPGRLLLLVYPRHHACQHQPCQPLPVSAARLAHIQRYLQTLSPPFAAIDVRAPHYEKVQVRCTVTFEAGQHTGLMLRRLNQDINDYLCPWREESVNRGFGHTVALRQIEAFIAHRSYVRFVTGFSLFTLSCQPGIDTAPPHWQLFDSASEPAAAQIRNPAENSALLTGLTPRYRWNIILPVEQHDLRVSSELTPQPARKTGIGDLTLGESFITVG; translated from the coding sequence ATGACCGATACTTGGGCTCCGCCGCCACCGCCGCCTGCCACAGCACAGCACCAGCGCTTACCCGCCGCGCTGACCGACGGCTATTTTCAGGTCGATGAGTTGTCGTTTGAGACGCTGCTGGTGCTGGCGCGAGACATCGCCGCCAACATCACGTTTGATGACGGCAGCGCAACGCCCGCTGGCAACTGGCGCGCGCTGTTTGATAACAGTGATATCACCGCGATGGCAACGCTGCTGTCATTGGATGCCCGGCGCGAACAAAGCCGCTTTCGCCACGCCCGTTCGCAAGGGCTCCCGGCGTTACTCACTTATCTGTTGCAGCTCTATTTCACGCTGGATAACAGCTACCGTACCCTGACACCCGGCCACAGCCCAGGCGCGGATCGCCTGAGCCTGATGATGCAAACGGTAATCAGCGCTTCGCTCGCCCGGCCCTTTCAGTTACTGGTGATGCTGGCGCAAGCGCTCTCGCCGGGCCACCCGTCGCTGCTGGCACCCCCCGCGCTGCATCAGCTCGACCCGCTATGGGGCATCCGCTATCAGTCGCCGCACTTTCATGCCAGCACTTACCCGCTACTGAGCGCCGCCGAATTGCCCGCGCTCTCGGTGCTGGATGAGCAGCTACAAGGCTGCTTTTCCTGCGCGCTGAACGCCATCATTCAGTGGCAGCGTGACTGCCGCAGCGCATTCGAGGCCGCGCTCGCGCATGACGGCCATGCGCCGCAAATGGCGCTCTACCTCAGTTTTTTGCGTCAATTGGCGCGTGCGCAGGCGCGCATCAACCGTTTTACCGAACGCCATCTCGATTTTTACTACCGCGATGTGTTGCAACAACAGCCGCTGCCCGGCCCGACAGATGCGGTATTTCTCAAACTGTCGCTGGAGGCGCGCCAGAGCGAGCCGGTGTTGCTGGCGGCAGGTAGCGCGTTTAGCGCCGGTCAGGATGCACAACAGCGTGATATCCGTTATCACAGCGAGCGGCCGCTCTGGGTCAGCGACGTCAGCGTGACCGCCGTCTATTCGCTGCTACTGAAGCGCGACCCGCTGATGTCGCCAGAGCGGGAGTTAGGTTTTGTCACCGCCATCCATAGCGATAGCCTGTGGCCATGGCAGGCGGATACCCCGCGTACCCGCACGCTGCTGGCGCTGTTTGGCGAAACGCCCGGCCTGCATCAGCATGCGCAACCCCGCTCACCGGGTATCGCGATTCTTGACCCGGTGCTCTATCTCCCCGAGGGGCGGCGTCAGGTCAGCCTGACGCTGAATTTGCACGAAGCCGAACGCCCGGCGCTGGCGCAGCAGGTCGCGCTGTTGCGCGATGCGCCGCCCTACCTGTTGCCGCACCGCCTGAAAACCGCGTTGGCGATACTGGCTCAGTCAATGCCCGCGCTGTTACCGGCAACAGGGGCTGATGCGGCGATTAAGCAACTGGTCGCGGCACTGACGCCGATGCAGCGATTCGCCCTGCGCCAGCGCAGCGAGCCTGAGGTCATCACGCTACTGTACAAATATTTCTTGCTCGGTTTGTTGTCTCAGGCGCAGGACGCCACACACTGCTGCCGACTCATCGGCCAGCTCTTTAGCCGCCAGTTGTTAAGCCGCACGCCCTTTCTGCACCACGATGACCGGGCGTTGATTTTGTCGCTCAGTCAGCCTCATCTGCCGGCCAGTAGTCTGGCGGTGCTGGCCGAATGGCTGGGTTACAGCGCGCAGGCCGGGTTCCACCGGCTGTGCGACGGCCTGCTACGCGTGCGCCTGAGTAGCGAGACCGGCTGGCAGACGGTGGACACCTACCGTTTGCAGCCGTTATCTGCCGACGACGACGGCCCTTACGGGCTGCGCCTGAGTTTTACGCTCTCACCGGGTTTTGCCGCCGTCATTCCCTGCGACCCGCAACGGCATGGCGACATCGGCTCTGGCGCGTGCGCCGCAATCGTGCTGGACATGCAGCCGGACACGCCTTTTTTCCCCTACTCACTGTTGCATGACTGGGTGCTGGGCAGCGTGATTATCGACACGCAGGTCGATGGCGTCACCGCGATAGAGGTACACACGCCAGACGGACAGGCCGATGCCAGCAAGACGTTCTACCCGTTTGGCACTCAGCCAACCTGCCCTTCGTCGCTCACCCTTGCCAGCTACGAAGTGGCGCAAAAGCCGTTGCACGCGCTCACGCTGGCTATCGACTGGGCAAACCTGCCGGGCGATAACGACGGCTTCGCCCGCCACTATCAGCGCTATCCCGGTGACTACCGTAATCAGGCGTTTCGCGCGCAGCTCTCGGTGCTGCGCGACGGCGAATGGAAAAACGTCGGCCAGCCGGTCGCGCTGTTTGGCAGCGATGCCACAAGCCAGCGGCTACTCCCCGGCATACAAATACACGCCGATGTGCAGCATGATTTTAAGCCCGAGCAAAGCGCCTGCGGCAGCGACGAACCCTCGTTTGACTCGGCGCGGCGCAACGGCCTGCTGCGCCTGACGCTATGTGCGCCCGGGCACGCCTTCGGCCACCGCCGCTACAGCGCGCTCGTCAGCGACACCTTGCTGATGAATAGCCCATTGCGCCGTCGATGGCTGGGCCGCCGTCAGCCCTTGCCCGCCCCCAATCCGCCCTATACGCCCGCTATCCAGCGCCTGACACTCGGCTATCGCGCCCGTTCGCGCCTGCAACCCGGCGAGCCTGCGCCTGCCGGTGCGCGGCACAGCCACCTTGTGCATTTGCACCCGTTTGGCCATGCGCAGCGTTACCCCGATGACTCCGCCAACGGGCATGGCTGCACGCTTTTTCCTCGCTATGATAACGATGGCAATGTGTTTATCGCGCTTCAGGGCCGCGCGCCCGGCAGCCTGCTCAATCTGTTTTTTCATCTTGATGACCGCGCCGCCGGTGTGCATATCGGCCCGGCACCGGTATTCCACTGGCACTATCTGGTGGATAACCGCTGGCAGGCGATGTCGGCGTCTCAGGTTATCGCCGATACGACCGAAGGGTTTACCGTGTCTGGCATTATCACGCTCGAACTCCCCGCCGACATCAACGATAGTCACACACTGATGCCCAACGGCCATTACTGGCTGCGGGTTAGCACCGACGAGGGTATCGGTCACTACGCCAACTGCCTGCACGTGACGCCCCATGTGGTACGCGCCACGCGACAGTGGCCCACGCCAGAGGATTCGCCGACGGCCACCGGCGGCGACACCGCAGGGGCTATGCACCGTGGTGACACACCGCCCAGCGCGCAAGACACCCTCAACTGGCGGGTACTATCGCCACAGGCCGGGCTTGGGCATGTGGTGCAGATGTTACCGCTGCGCCCGACGCCCGCACGCGAGTCTACCGACGCCTTTCGCGCTCGCGTCAGTGAACAGTTGCGTCATAAAGGCCGCGCGCTGACCGGGTGGGATTATGAACGTCTGGTGCTACAACACTTCCCGGATATCGGGCAGGTTCGCTGCTTTGCCCACACCCGCTTTGGTGTGCCGGGCCATCATCCGGGGCGGCTGTTGCTGTTGGTCTACCCGCGCCATCACGCCTGCCAGCATCAGCCCTGCCAGCCTTTGCCGGTCAGCGCGGCGCGGCTGGCGCACATCCAGCGTTATTTACAGACGCTGTCGCCACCGTTTGCCGCCATAGACGTGCGCGCGCCGCACTACGAAAAAGTGCAGGTACGCTGCACGGTCACGTTCGAGGCGGGGCAGCATACCGGGCTGATGCTGCGCCGCCTGAATCAGGACATCAACGATTACCTGTGCCCGTGGCGCGAAGAGAGCGTCAACCGGGGCTTCGGCCACACGGTAGCGTTGCGCCAAATCGAGGCGTTTATCGCCCATCGCAGTTATGTCCGTTTTGTCACCGGCTTTTCGCTGTTTACCCTAAGTTGCCAGCCGGGGATAGACACTGCGCCACCACACTGGCAGCTGTTTGACAGCGCCAGCGAGCCCGCCGCCGCACAGATCCGCAATCCCGCCGAAAACAGCGCGCTTCTGACCGGGCTAACGCCACGCTATCGCTGGAATATTATCTTGCCGGTGGAACAGCACGACCTGCGGGTCAGTAGCGAACTGACGCCTCAGCCTGCGCGCAAAACCGGCATTGGCGACCTGACGCTGGGTGAAAGCTTCATCACCGTCGGGTAG
- a CDS encoding GPW/gp25 family protein, protein MTNDNAFLGTGWGFPPQFDPYTLHIGMVSGDEDVRQSLCLLLATRPGERLIAPDYGCDLQGRVFDTLTLSTLTEMKTSIEQAVLFFEPRIRLESVTLDDSRAADGTLLIHLDYTLIATNTRSNMVYPFYLREGTLVSA, encoded by the coding sequence ATGACCAACGACAATGCTTTCCTCGGCACCGGCTGGGGGTTTCCGCCGCAGTTTGACCCGTACACGCTGCACATTGGCATGGTCAGCGGCGATGAAGATGTGCGCCAAAGTTTATGCCTGCTGCTTGCCACCCGCCCCGGCGAGCGCCTGATCGCACCGGATTACGGCTGCGATCTACAGGGCCGGGTGTTTGACACGCTCACTCTCTCGACCCTGACCGAGATGAAAACCAGCATTGAACAGGCGGTGCTGTTTTTTGAGCCGCGCATTCGCCTTGAGTCCGTCACGCTTGATGACAGCCGCGCCGCCGACGGCACATTGCTTATCCACCTCGACTACACGCTGATTGCCACCAACACCCGCAGCAACATGGTGTACCCGTTCTATCTACGGGAAGGCACGTTAGTCAGCGCCTGA
- a CDS encoding PAAR domain-containing protein: MPPAARLTDLHTCPMVTPGLPPIPHVGGPVLGPGVPTVLIGQLPAAVLGDNCLCVGPPDVIIKGSATVLIGGKPAARLGDNTAHGGSIALGLFTVLIGG; encoded by the coding sequence ATGCCGCCCGCAGCCCGACTGACCGATTTACACACCTGCCCGATGGTGACACCCGGATTACCGCCGATCCCCCACGTTGGCGGCCCGGTGCTTGGCCCCGGCGTGCCCACGGTGCTGATAGGCCAGCTACCGGCGGCGGTGCTCGGCGACAACTGCCTGTGCGTCGGGCCGCCGGATGTGATCATCAAAGGATCGGCCACGGTGCTGATTGGCGGCAAACCGGCCGCGCGCCTTGGCGATAACACTGCCCACGGCGGCAGCATCGCCCTTGGGCTGTTTACCGTGTTAATCGGAGGATGA